A part of Salipiger abyssi genomic DNA contains:
- a CDS encoding tautomerase family protein — protein MPHISIKMIEGRDEATKQKIAEALVKTATEVMGVGEDALSVAIEDVPRADWIGQVFLPEIRGNKDRLYKKPGYKDV, from the coding sequence ATGCCGCATATCTCCATCAAGATGATCGAGGGCCGCGACGAGGCCACCAAGCAGAAGATCGCGGAGGCGCTGGTGAAGACCGCGACCGAGGTCATGGGCGTCGGCGAAGACGCGCTCTCGGTGGCCATAGAGGATGTGCCGCGCGCCGACTGGATCGGGCAGGTCTTCCTGCCCGAGATCCGGGGCAACAAGGACCGTCTCTACAAGAAACCCGGATACAAGGATGTCTGA
- a CDS encoding SDR family NAD(P)-dependent oxidoreductase, with protein sequence MTGMLDGKVALVTGAAGGIGRASARLFAEEGAKLVISDVTSEGVEQTASEVRDLGGEVVPVVADLASKADIEAMVAAAVDRWGRLDCAFNNAGITGGQIGQGGRLTADWDEEAFDRIVTINLKGTWLCMVAQIRQMQTQEGGGAIINTASLAGLQGFPTTTGYSASKHAVVGMTKTAALEYAPKIRVNALCPGYVDTPMLEDTMARRGEMILGQIPFGRLADPCEMAQMACWALSDRGSYATGQAFAVDGGFTAG encoded by the coding sequence ATGACAGGAATGCTAGACGGCAAGGTCGCGCTCGTCACCGGCGCGGCAGGCGGCATCGGCCGCGCCTCGGCCCGGCTCTTTGCCGAGGAAGGCGCAAAGCTCGTGATCTCGGATGTCACCTCGGAGGGGGTCGAGCAGACCGCATCCGAGGTGCGGGATCTGGGCGGAGAGGTCGTGCCGGTGGTCGCCGATCTCGCCAGCAAGGCGGATATCGAGGCGATGGTCGCGGCGGCGGTGGATCGCTGGGGCCGGCTCGACTGCGCCTTCAACAATGCCGGCATCACCGGCGGCCAGATCGGGCAGGGCGGGCGGCTCACCGCCGATTGGGACGAAGAGGCCTTTGACCGCATCGTCACCATCAACCTCAAGGGCACCTGGCTCTGCATGGTGGCGCAGATCCGCCAGATGCAGACGCAGGAGGGTGGCGGCGCGATCATCAACACCGCCTCGCTCGCCGGGCTTCAGGGCTTTCCCACGACCACCGGCTATTCCGCCAGCAAACACGCGGTCGTCGGCATGACCAAGACCGCCGCGCTGGAATACGCGCCGAAGATCCGGGTCAACGCGCTTTGCCCGGGCTATGTCGATACGCCGATGCTGGAGGACACGATGGCGCGGCGCGGCGAGATGATCCTCGGCCAGATCCCGTTCGGGCGCCTCGCCGATCCGTGCGAGATGGCGCAGATGGCCTGCTGGGCGCTGTCGGATCGCGGCTCTTACGCCACCGGTCAGGCCTTTGCCGTCGATGGCGGCTTTACCGCCGGCTGA